The following are from one region of the Vibrio hyugaensis genome:
- the lpxC gene encoding UDP-3-O-acyl-N-acetylglucosamine deacetylase has product MIRQRTLKEIVKTTGVGLHSGRKVTLTLRPAAANTGIIYRRTDVNPPVDFPADPASVRDTMLCTALVNDEGIRISTVEHLNAALAGMGIDNIVVEVDAPEIPIMDGSASPFVYLLQQAGIEMQNVPKRFIRIKKPVRFEDGDKWAEFVPFNGFRMDFEIDFNHPAIESDEQRLMFDFSSQGFVREISRARTFGFMRDIEYLQSQNLVLGGSFDNAIVLDDYRILNEEGLRFENEFVTHKVLDAIGDLYMCGHAIIGEFRAYKSGHGLNNQLLRAVLADQEAWEWTTFEEEVGSPVAFAEPNMVLA; this is encoded by the coding sequence ATGATCAGACAACGTACTCTGAAAGAAATAGTGAAAACAACTGGTGTGGGTCTCCACTCTGGTCGTAAAGTCACGCTTACTCTGCGCCCAGCTGCTGCAAATACAGGTATCATTTACCGTCGTACTGATGTAAATCCACCTGTAGATTTTCCAGCTGATCCGGCATCTGTTCGTGACACTATGCTTTGTACGGCATTAGTGAACGATGAAGGTATTCGTATTTCAACTGTTGAACACTTGAATGCGGCACTCGCTGGTATGGGTATTGACAACATCGTAGTTGAAGTTGACGCACCTGAAATCCCTATTATGGATGGCAGTGCAAGCCCATTCGTATACTTGCTACAACAAGCAGGTATCGAGATGCAAAATGTACCTAAGCGCTTTATTCGTATTAAAAAACCAGTTCGTTTTGAAGATGGCGATAAGTGGGCAGAATTTGTGCCATTTAACGGCTTCCGCATGGACTTCGAGATTGACTTCAACCACCCTGCGATTGAATCAGACGAGCAACGCCTTATGTTTGATTTCTCTTCTCAAGGTTTCGTTCGCGAAATTTCTCGTGCACGTACGTTTGGTTTTATGCGTGACATCGAATATCTGCAATCTCAGAACCTTGTTCTAGGTGGTAGCTTTGATAATGCGATTGTTTTGGATGACTACCGTATTCTTAATGAAGAAGGTCTTCGTTTTGAAAACGAGTTTGTGACTCACAAAGTGTTGGATGCCATTGGTGACCTTTACATGTGTGGTCATGCAATTATTGGTGAATTCCGCGCTTATAAATCAGGTCACGGTCTGAATAACCAACTTCTGCGTGCTGTTCTTGCTGATCAAGAAGCATGGGAATGGACAACATTCGAAGAAGAAGTCGGTTCACCAGTTGCATTTGCAGAGCCAAACATGGTGCTTGCGTAA
- a CDS encoding DUF721 domain-containing protein → MRDHRPTSTDDLIAESQFKKIQEHAGDILQLNQALQEILPKGTADHCRVANVRNGHLLIDVASASLKMKIDYDRLMILNKLRTQGYAKLMSVEVRINPSLYRNRFEHDDRPKRPPLTEAAANSLMIIADMAPPKIQERLKRLAEMAEKKKTSDR, encoded by the coding sequence ATGCGTGATCATCGCCCTACCTCAACAGACGATCTTATTGCCGAATCCCAGTTCAAAAAGATACAAGAACATGCGGGAGACATCCTGCAACTTAATCAGGCGCTGCAAGAGATCCTACCTAAGGGTACGGCAGATCATTGCCGAGTGGCTAACGTCCGTAACGGTCATTTGCTCATTGATGTGGCCAGCGCTTCACTAAAGATGAAGATCGATTACGATCGTTTAATGATCCTAAATAAGCTTCGAACTCAAGGCTATGCAAAGCTGATGAGTGTGGAAGTTCGAATCAACCCATCACTATACCGCAATCGTTTCGAGCACGATGACAGACCAAAGCGTCCGCCTCTTACTGAAGCTGCAGCAAATTCATTAATGATCATCGCAGATATGGCGCCACCAAAGATTCAAGAGCGTTTAAAACGTCTTGCGGAAATGGCAGAAAAGAAGAAGACGAGTGATAGGTAG
- the ftsA gene encoding cell division protein FtsA yields MTKAADDNIIVGLDIGTATVSALVGEILPDGQINIIGAGSSPSRGMDKGGVNDLESVVKSVQRAIDQAELMAECQISRVFISLSGKHIASRIEKGMGTISDEEVSQEDMDRAIHTAKSIKIGDEQRILHVIPQEFTIDYQEGIKNPLGLSGVRMEVSVHLISCHNDMARNIIKAVERCGLKVEQLVFSGLAASNAVITEDERELGVCVVDIGAGTMDVSIWTGGALRHTEVFSYAGNAVTSDIAFAFGTPVSDAEEIKVKYGCALSELVSKDDTVNVPSVGGRPSRSLQRQTLSEVIEPRYSELMGLVNQTIDSVQAKLREEGIKHHLAAGVVLTGGAAQIEGVIECAERVFRNQVRVGKPLEVSGLTDYVKEPYHSTAVGLLHYARDMQSSDDSDYNEPKRSSVTGFFGKLRNWIQKEF; encoded by the coding sequence ATGACTAAGGCCGCTGATGACAACATTATTGTTGGTCTGGATATAGGCACTGCAACCGTATCAGCTCTAGTGGGCGAGATTCTACCTGATGGCCAAATAAATATTATTGGTGCTGGTAGCAGCCCCTCACGCGGCATGGATAAAGGTGGCGTGAATGATTTGGAGTCGGTTGTAAAATCAGTACAACGCGCAATTGATCAAGCTGAGCTAATGGCGGAATGCCAAATCAGCCGAGTATTCATTTCGTTGTCTGGTAAGCATATCGCAAGCCGAATTGAAAAAGGTATGGGCACGATTTCTGATGAAGAAGTGTCTCAAGAAGATATGGATCGTGCTATCCATACAGCCAAATCGATTAAAATCGGTGATGAACAACGAATCCTTCATGTGATTCCGCAAGAGTTCACCATCGACTACCAAGAGGGTATCAAAAACCCACTTGGTTTATCTGGAGTGAGAATGGAAGTAAGCGTCCATTTGATCTCATGCCATAATGATATGGCACGCAATATCATTAAGGCCGTAGAACGTTGTGGTCTTAAAGTAGAGCAACTTGTGTTTTCTGGGCTTGCTGCGAGTAATGCAGTAATTACCGAGGACGAAAGAGAGCTTGGGGTTTGTGTGGTGGATATCGGTGCCGGCACGATGGATGTTTCTATCTGGACCGGTGGTGCGTTGCGTCACACAGAAGTATTTTCTTACGCAGGAAATGCGGTAACTAGCGATATTGCTTTTGCTTTTGGTACGCCAGTGAGCGATGCTGAAGAAATCAAAGTCAAATATGGCTGCGCCTTGAGTGAACTGGTCAGTAAGGATGACACGGTTAACGTCCCAAGCGTAGGTGGTCGACCTTCACGTAGTCTGCAACGTCAGACTTTGTCAGAAGTGATTGAACCACGCTACTCTGAGCTGATGGGATTAGTTAACCAAACTATCGACTCTGTACAAGCGAAATTGCGCGAAGAAGGCATTAAACACCATCTTGCTGCGGGTGTAGTTCTCACCGGCGGTGCTGCGCAAATCGAAGGAGTGATAGAATGTGCGGAACGCGTATTCCGCAACCAAGTAAGGGTCGGCAAACCGCTCGAAGTCAGCGGATTAACTGACTATGTAAAAGAGCCGTACCATTCTACGGCAGTTGGATTACTTCATTACGCGAGAGACATGCAGTCTAGCGACGATAGCGATTATAATGAACCTAAGCGCTCATCTGTTACTGGCTTCTTCGGTAAATTGCGTAATTGGATACAAAAAGAGTTTTAA
- the secA gene encoding preprotein translocase subunit SecA produces the protein MIAKLLTKVIGSRNDRTLRRLRKIVKEINNYEPTFEALSDEELKAKTVEFRERLEQGETLDKLLPEAFATVREASKRVYGMRHFDVQLIGGMVLNGGQIAEMRTGEGKTLTATLPAYLNALPGKGVHVVTVNDYLATRDAETNRPLFEFLGMTVGINVPNMPPQAKKEAYEADILYGTNNEFGFDYLRDNMAFRNEDRVQRERFFAVVDEVDSILIDEARTPLIISGPAEDSSDLYTRINLLIPQLQKQDKEDSEEYRGDGHYTVDEKSKQVHLTETGQEFVEELMVKNGLMEEGDTLYSPTNISLLHHVNAALRAHVLFELNVDYIVNDDGEVVIVDEHTGRTMPGRRWSEGLHQAVEAKEGVKIQNENQTLASITFQNYFRLYEKLSGMTGTADTEAFEFQSIYGLETVVIPTNKPMIRNDMPDVVYRTEAEKFAAIIEDIKERVEKGQPSLVGTVSIEKSELLSNALKKAKIKHNVLNAKFHEREAEIVAEAGTPGAVTIATNMAGRGTDIVLGGSWQAKVETLQDPTKEQIDAIKAEWKQVHDQVLDAGGLHIIGTERHESRRIDNQLRGRSGRQGDAGSSRFYLSMEDSLLRIFTSDRMASLIQSGMEEGEAIESKMLSRSIEKAQRKVEGRNFDIRKQLLEYDDVANDQRKVVYELRDELMSVDDISDMIEQNREDVITAIIDEYIPPQSLEDMWDVEGLQERLKADFDLDAPIKEWLEQDDKLYEEALREKIVNLAVEVYKQKEEVVGAQVLRNFEKSVMLQTLDTLWKEHLAAMDHLRQGIHLRGYAQKNPKQEYKRESFELFEGLLEALKTDVITVLSRVRVQQQEEVERMEEQRRAQAEEAARRAQAQHAAAQNPLTEGEEAEEGSSQPMVRDERKVGRNEPCPCGSGKKYKQCHGKID, from the coding sequence ATGATAGCTAAGCTACTGACAAAAGTTATTGGCAGTCGCAACGACCGAACACTGCGCCGCCTTAGAAAAATTGTAAAAGAGATCAATAACTACGAACCAACGTTCGAAGCACTGTCTGATGAAGAGCTAAAAGCAAAGACTGTTGAGTTCCGTGAGCGCCTAGAGCAAGGCGAAACTCTTGATAAGCTACTTCCAGAAGCATTTGCTACGGTTCGTGAAGCATCTAAGCGTGTTTACGGTATGCGCCACTTCGACGTGCAGCTTATTGGTGGTATGGTCCTTAACGGTGGCCAAATTGCTGAAATGCGTACTGGTGAAGGTAAAACTTTAACGGCGACTCTTCCTGCTTACCTAAACGCACTTCCTGGTAAAGGTGTCCATGTTGTAACGGTGAACGATTACCTAGCAACACGTGACGCGGAAACAAACCGTCCACTATTCGAGTTCCTTGGTATGACTGTTGGCATCAACGTGCCAAACATGCCTCCTCAAGCTAAGAAAGAAGCTTACGAAGCCGATATCCTTTACGGCACAAACAACGAGTTTGGTTTTGACTACCTTCGTGACAACATGGCTTTCCGCAATGAAGACCGTGTTCAACGTGAACGCTTCTTCGCTGTTGTCGATGAGGTGGATTCAATCCTAATCGATGAAGCTCGTACTCCTTTGATCATTTCTGGTCCAGCAGAAGACAGCTCGGATCTATACACTCGCATCAACTTGCTTATCCCACAGCTTCAGAAACAAGATAAAGAAGATTCTGAAGAGTACCGCGGTGACGGCCACTACACTGTGGATGAGAAGTCTAAACAAGTTCACTTAACCGAAACGGGCCAAGAGTTCGTTGAAGAGCTGATGGTTAAGAACGGTTTGATGGAAGAGGGTGACACGCTTTACTCTCCAACCAACATTAGTTTATTGCACCACGTAAATGCGGCACTTCGTGCGCACGTATTGTTTGAACTGAACGTAGACTACATTGTAAACGATGACGGTGAAGTGGTTATCGTTGATGAACACACTGGCCGTACAATGCCAGGTCGTCGTTGGTCTGAAGGTCTTCACCAAGCGGTTGAAGCGAAAGAAGGCGTTAAGATTCAAAACGAAAACCAAACGCTGGCTTCTATTACTTTCCAGAACTACTTCCGTCTATACGAAAAACTGTCGGGTATGACAGGTACAGCAGATACAGAAGCGTTCGAATTCCAATCGATTTACGGTCTTGAAACGGTGGTTATTCCAACCAACAAACCAATGATCCGTAATGATATGCCAGACGTGGTCTACCGTACTGAAGCAGAAAAATTTGCTGCAATCATCGAAGACATCAAAGAGCGTGTAGAAAAAGGTCAACCATCTCTAGTAGGTACGGTTTCTATCGAGAAATCAGAACTTCTTTCTAATGCACTTAAGAAAGCGAAGATCAAACACAACGTATTGAACGCAAAATTCCACGAGCGCGAAGCTGAGATTGTTGCGGAAGCGGGTACGCCAGGTGCGGTAACAATCGCAACCAACATGGCAGGTCGTGGTACCGATATCGTATTGGGTGGCAGCTGGCAGGCAAAAGTTGAAACGCTGCAAGATCCAACCAAAGAACAAATTGATGCGATTAAAGCAGAGTGGAAACAGGTTCACGATCAAGTACTAGATGCGGGTGGTCTACACATCATTGGTACGGAACGTCACGAATCTCGTCGTATCGATAACCAGTTACGTGGTCGTTCTGGTCGTCAAGGTGATGCGGGTTCTTCTCGTTTCTACCTATCAATGGAAGACTCACTACTTCGTATCTTTACTTCAGACCGTATGGCGAGCCTTATCCAAAGTGGTATGGAAGAAGGCGAAGCGATCGAATCGAAGATGCTGTCTCGTTCAATCGAAAAAGCACAGCGTAAAGTAGAAGGTCGTAACTTCGATATCCGTAAACAGCTTCTTGAATACGATGACGTTGCGAACGATCAACGTAAAGTGGTTTACGAATTGCGTGACGAGCTAATGAGTGTTGACGACATTAGCGATATGATCGAACAAAACCGTGAAGACGTAATCACAGCGATCATCGACGAGTACATTCCGCCACAATCTCTAGAAGACATGTGGGATGTTGAAGGTCTGCAAGAGCGTTTGAAAGCGGACTTCGATCTAGATGCTCCTATCAAAGAGTGGCTTGAGCAAGATGACAAGCTTTACGAAGAAGCATTACGTGAGAAGATCGTTAACCTAGCAGTAGAAGTTTACAAGCAAAAAGAAGAAGTGGTTGGTGCACAAGTACTACGCAACTTCGAAAAGTCGGTCATGCTTCAAACGCTAGATACGCTATGGAAAGAACACTTAGCGGCGATGGATCACTTGCGCCAAGGTATTCACCTTCGTGGTTACGCGCAGAAGAACCCGAAACAAGAATACAAGCGTGAGTCGTTTGAATTGTTTGAAGGTCTACTAGAAGCGCTGAAAACAGACGTAATTACAGTATTGTCACGCGTGCGTGTTCAACAGCAAGAAGAAGTAGAACGCATGGAAGAGCAACGTCGTGCTCAAGCTGAGGAAGCGGCTCGCCGTGCTCAAGCTCAACACGCGGCAGCTCAAAACCCACTGACAGAAGGTGAAGAAGCAGAGGAAGGCTCTAGCCAACCAATGGTTCGTGACGAACGTAAAGTGGGCCGTAATGAGCCTTGTCCATGTGGCAGCGGTAAAAAGTACAAACAGTGCCACGGTAAAATTGACTAA
- the ftsZ gene encoding cell division protein FtsZ — MFEPMMEMSDDAVIKVVGVGGGGGNAVEHMVRESIEGVEFISVNTDAQALRKTSVGNVIQIGGDITKGLGAGANPQVGREAALEDRDRLKDSLTGADMVFIAAGMGGGTGTGAAPVIAEVAKELGILTVAVVTKPFSFEGKKRLAFAEQGIDELSKHVDSLITIPNEKLLKVLGRGVTLLEAFASANDVLKNAVQGIAELITRPGMINVDFADVRTVMSEMGHAMMGSGIAKGEDRAEEAAEMAISSPLLEDIDLAGARGVLVNITAGLDMRLDEFETVGNTVKAFASDNATVVIGTSLDPDMTDEIRVTVVATGIGNEKKPDITLVAGGKAKVAPTQAAPQAQPQQQTAAPQAEEKPAQTLQTSPVQEKPQVTPQPTNTVSSPASSASQSSAAPKQEKESGYLDIPAFLRRQAD, encoded by the coding sequence ATGTTTGAACCGATGATGGAAATGTCTGACGATGCAGTAATCAAGGTCGTTGGAGTTGGTGGCGGCGGTGGTAACGCTGTTGAACACATGGTGCGTGAATCCATCGAAGGTGTGGAATTCATCAGCGTCAACACTGATGCGCAAGCACTTCGTAAGACAAGCGTTGGCAATGTTATTCAGATCGGTGGTGACATCACTAAAGGTCTGGGGGCAGGTGCGAATCCACAGGTTGGCCGTGAGGCAGCTCTCGAAGACAGAGATAGACTTAAAGATTCCCTAACTGGTGCCGATATGGTGTTTATCGCAGCAGGTATGGGTGGTGGTACAGGTACTGGTGCAGCTCCTGTTATCGCAGAAGTCGCTAAAGAGCTTGGCATTCTGACCGTTGCGGTAGTAACAAAACCGTTCAGCTTTGAAGGCAAAAAGCGTTTGGCATTTGCAGAGCAAGGTATCGATGAGCTTTCTAAGCACGTTGATTCTTTGATTACGATTCCAAACGAAAAGCTACTTAAAGTACTTGGTCGTGGTGTTACGCTACTTGAAGCATTTGCGAGTGCGAACGACGTTCTTAAAAACGCTGTTCAAGGTATCGCAGAGCTAATCACTCGTCCTGGCATGATCAACGTCGACTTTGCAGACGTACGCACTGTGATGTCAGAAATGGGTCACGCAATGATGGGTAGCGGCATCGCGAAAGGCGAAGACCGTGCTGAAGAAGCGGCAGAGATGGCAATTTCTAGCCCACTTCTAGAAGATATCGATCTAGCTGGTGCCCGTGGTGTTCTTGTTAACATTACGGCTGGTCTGGACATGCGTCTTGACGAGTTTGAGACCGTGGGTAACACAGTGAAAGCATTTGCTTCTGACAATGCAACAGTGGTTATCGGTACATCTCTAGACCCTGATATGACGGACGAAATCCGCGTAACTGTTGTTGCAACAGGTATTGGTAATGAGAAGAAACCAGATATCACGCTAGTTGCGGGTGGCAAAGCGAAAGTGGCTCCGACTCAGGCAGCTCCTCAAGCTCAACCACAGCAGCAAACTGCGGCACCGCAAGCTGAAGAGAAACCGGCACAAACCTTGCAAACTTCACCAGTGCAAGAGAAGCCACAGGTAACTCCTCAGCCGACAAATACCGTTTCTTCTCCAGCTTCTTCTGCAAGCCAAAGTTCGGCGGCACCGAAGCAAGAGAAAGAAAGTGGTTACTTAGATATTCCGGCATTTTTGCGTCGTCAGGCTGATTAA
- the dapB gene encoding 4-hydroxy-tetrahydrodipicolinate reductase has translation MVRIAIAGAAGRMGRNLVKASHFNSEAAVTAGSERPESSLVGVDVGELCGEGKFDVFLTDDLAKEVDNFDVVIDFTAPVSTLANLELCKLHGKCIVIGTTGFSEEERELIDEAAKQVPVVMAPNYSVGVNLVFKLLEKAAKVMGDYCDVEIVEAHHRHKVDAPSGTAIGMGEAIAGAMGNKLSDVAVYAREGITGERTKDEIGFATIRAGDIVGEHTAMFADIGERVEITHKATDRMTFANGAVKAAVWLHSKPSGFYTMTDVLGLNEL, from the coding sequence ATGGTTCGTATTGCAATCGCAGGAGCGGCTGGCCGTATGGGTCGCAACTTAGTAAAAGCTTCACACTTCAACTCAGAAGCCGCTGTAACGGCTGGTTCAGAGCGTCCAGAGTCTTCACTTGTTGGCGTTGATGTGGGTGAACTGTGTGGTGAAGGTAAGTTTGATGTCTTTTTGACGGATGATTTAGCAAAAGAAGTCGACAACTTTGATGTTGTTATCGATTTTACTGCTCCAGTGAGCACACTGGCGAATCTAGAGCTATGTAAGCTACATGGTAAGTGCATTGTTATTGGAACAACGGGCTTTAGCGAAGAAGAACGTGAACTGATTGACGAGGCAGCTAAGCAGGTGCCCGTTGTCATGGCTCCAAACTACTCTGTTGGTGTGAATCTTGTCTTCAAGCTTCTTGAGAAAGCTGCGAAAGTTATGGGTGACTACTGTGATGTTGAAATCGTAGAAGCGCACCACCGCCATAAAGTGGATGCGCCATCTGGTACCGCGATTGGCATGGGGGAAGCGATTGCTGGAGCGATGGGTAACAAACTGAGTGATGTTGCTGTGTACGCACGCGAAGGCATTACCGGTGAACGTACTAAAGATGAAATTGGCTTTGCTACTATCCGTGCCGGTGACATTGTCGGCGAGCATACTGCTATGTTTGCTGATATCGGCGAGCGTGTTGAGATCACTCATAAAGCAACAGATCGTATGACCTTTGCTAATGGCGCGGTAAAAGCCGCCGTTTGGCTGCATTCGAAGCCATCAGGCTTCTATACCATGACCGATGTGCTCGGCTTGAACGAGCTTTAA
- a CDS encoding cell division protein FtsQ/DivIB yields MLNIALNEERLNTETNRGRQEKILGVLFFVVVVTLISSVLYSAISWMWDDQRLPLSKIVLQGKLEYVTADDVQAAFSKIDHIGTFMSQDIDVLQQSVEALPWVAHAAIRKQWPDTVKVFLTEHRPVAIWNGIELLDNNGLVFEGDVGLLKEEKVKLYGPNATGPEVLQTYRELRPKFQQLGLAISSLVLNERRAWQIILDNGIRLELGKESLDERIERFFSLYNKLGSDTQRISYIDLRYDTGAAVGWFPEHELEQESTDD; encoded by the coding sequence TTGTTGAATATTGCACTGAATGAAGAGCGACTTAACACGGAGACTAACCGTGGTCGCCAAGAGAAAATCTTGGGTGTGCTATTTTTCGTTGTCGTCGTGACCTTAATCAGTTCTGTTTTGTACTCAGCGATCAGTTGGATGTGGGATGACCAAAGGTTACCTCTCTCCAAAATCGTGCTTCAAGGAAAACTGGAGTACGTCACCGCAGACGATGTTCAAGCAGCGTTTAGCAAGATTGATCATATCGGCACGTTTATGTCGCAAGACATCGATGTCTTGCAACAAAGTGTTGAAGCCTTACCTTGGGTCGCGCATGCCGCGATCCGTAAGCAATGGCCAGACACGGTAAAAGTATTTTTGACAGAACATCGCCCTGTCGCCATCTGGAATGGCATCGAACTGTTGGATAACAACGGTTTGGTATTTGAAGGCGATGTCGGCCTGCTAAAGGAAGAGAAAGTTAAGTTATATGGACCCAATGCAACTGGGCCGGAAGTCTTGCAAACCTACCGCGAACTCCGACCTAAGTTCCAACAATTGGGTTTAGCTATATCGTCTCTGGTTTTAAATGAGCGACGAGCTTGGCAAATCATCCTTGATAACGGTATTCGACTAGAGCTTGGTAAAGAGTCTCTGGATGAGCGAATAGAGCGCTTTTTCTCGCTTTATAACAAGCTTGGCAGTGACACTCAAAGAATCAGTTATATCGATCTTCGATACGATACGGGAGCCGCGGTTGGTTGGTTTCCTGAACATGAGTTAGAACAAGAGAGTACAGATGACTAA
- the mutT gene encoding 8-oxo-dGTP diphosphatase MutT — protein MKRIHIVAAIIFNQDRSQIFITKRPDDKHKGGFWEFPGGKVEQNETVEQAMIRELEEEIGITVTEQALFEHLEYDYPDKSLKFDFMTVSQFNNQPYGREGQEGRWVDIIALPDYAFPEANVPILERVVKEFS, from the coding sequence ATGAAAAGAATTCACATTGTTGCGGCGATTATCTTCAATCAAGACAGGTCGCAAATCTTCATCACTAAACGCCCGGATGATAAACACAAAGGTGGATTTTGGGAGTTTCCTGGTGGCAAAGTTGAGCAAAATGAAACAGTCGAGCAAGCGATGATTCGTGAACTTGAAGAAGAGATTGGTATCACAGTCACAGAACAAGCCTTATTTGAGCATTTGGAATACGACTACCCAGATAAGTCTTTAAAGTTTGATTTCATGACCGTTTCTCAATTCAACAACCAGCCTTATGGGCGTGAAGGACAAGAAGGGCGTTGGGTCGATATTATTGCATTACCTGACTACGCTTTCCCAGAAGCTAATGTGCCGATTCTAGAGCGTGTAGTGAAAGAGTTTTCCTAA
- the carA gene encoding glutamine-hydrolyzing carbamoyl-phosphate synthase small subunit codes for MGKLALLVLEDGTVFRGVSIGADGISVGEVVFNTSMTGYQEILTDPSYSQQIVTLTYPHIGNTGTNSEDEESSSIHAQGLVIRDLPLIASNFRNEQSLSDYLKSQNIVGIADIDTRKLTRILREKGAQNGCIVAGNNLDEALALAKAKEFPGLKGMDLAKEVTTKEAYQWKQGSWTLEGGLPEAKDDSELPYHVVAYDFGAKRNILRMLVDRGCRLTVVPAETSAEEVLALNPDGVFLSNGPGDPEPCTYAIEATKTFLEKGLPIFGICLGHQILALASGAQTVKMKFGHHGANHPVKDLERNVVMITSQNHGFAADEATLPENLRATHVSLFDGSLQGIHRTDKPAFSFQGHPEASPGPHDAAPLFDHFIELIKKHSA; via the coding sequence TTGGGTAAATTAGCACTGTTAGTCCTAGAAGATGGGACAGTGTTCCGCGGTGTTTCCATTGGAGCAGATGGTATTTCCGTTGGTGAAGTTGTTTTTAATACCTCGATGACGGGGTACCAAGAAATTCTCACTGATCCTTCCTATTCTCAACAAATCGTTACTCTCACTTATCCTCACATTGGCAATACCGGAACCAATTCCGAAGACGAAGAATCTTCTTCAATTCACGCACAAGGCCTTGTGATTCGCGATCTTCCTCTTATCGCTTCTAACTTCCGTAATGAACAATCCCTTTCTGATTACCTCAAGTCGCAAAATATCGTCGGCATTGCAGACATCGATACTCGTAAGCTAACTCGTATCCTACGTGAGAAAGGTGCGCAAAACGGTTGTATCGTTGCAGGTAACAACCTAGATGAAGCTTTGGCATTAGCGAAAGCAAAAGAATTCCCTGGCTTGAAAGGTATGGATCTTGCGAAAGAGGTTACAACAAAAGAAGCGTATCAATGGAAACAAGGTTCGTGGACGCTTGAAGGTGGACTTCCTGAAGCGAAAGACGACAGCGAATTGCCATATCACGTTGTTGCCTACGACTTCGGCGCAAAACGCAACATCTTGCGCATGTTGGTTGACCGAGGCTGCCGCCTAACGGTTGTTCCTGCTGAAACGTCAGCAGAAGAAGTTCTGGCTCTAAACCCAGATGGTGTCTTCCTATCAAACGGCCCTGGTGACCCAGAACCATGTACTTACGCGATTGAAGCAACAAAAACTTTCCTAGAGAAAGGTCTGCCAATCTTTGGTATCTGTCTAGGCCACCAAATCCTTGCGTTAGCATCGGGTGCACAAACAGTGAAAATGAAGTTTGGTCACCACGGCGCAAACCACCCAGTAAAAGATTTGGAACGTAATGTTGTGATGATCACTTCTCAAAACCACGGTTTTGCAGCAGACGAAGCAACACTACCTGAAAATCTACGTGCTACTCACGTATCGCTATTTGATGGTTCTCTACAAGGTATTCACCGTACAGACAAGCCAGCATTTAGCTTCCAAGGTCACCCAGAAGCGAGCCCAGGTCCACACGACGCGGCACCGCTATTTGACCACTTTATCGAACTAATCAAAAAACACAGCGCTTAA